In the genome of Hymenobacter cellulosivorans, one region contains:
- the fsa gene encoding fructose-6-phosphate aldolase yields MKFFIDTANLNDIQEAVDLGVLDGVTTNPSLMAKEGIKGTDNVMAHYKQICEIVDGDVSAEVIAVDFEEMVREGEMLADLHPNIVVKVPMTRDGVKAIKYFSEKGIKTNCTLIFSAGQALLAAKAGATYVSPFVGRLDDIGHDGLLLVQQIVDIFSNYGYPTQVLAASVRHVPHLIQCAEMGADVVTCPLSVITGLLKHPLTDNGLATFLADHKRVNS; encoded by the coding sequence ATGAAATTCTTCATTGACACCGCCAACCTCAACGATATTCAGGAAGCCGTGGACCTCGGCGTACTCGACGGCGTGACGACCAATCCGTCGTTGATGGCCAAAGAGGGCATCAAAGGCACCGACAACGTGATGGCCCACTACAAGCAGATCTGCGAAATCGTGGACGGCGACGTATCGGCCGAGGTAATTGCCGTAGACTTCGAAGAGATGGTGCGGGAAGGGGAGATGCTGGCCGATTTGCACCCCAACATCGTGGTGAAGGTGCCCATGACCCGCGACGGGGTGAAGGCCATCAAGTACTTCTCCGAAAAGGGTATCAAGACCAACTGCACCCTGATTTTCTCGGCTGGGCAGGCCTTACTGGCCGCTAAAGCCGGGGCTACCTACGTGTCGCCCTTCGTGGGCCGCCTCGACGACATCGGGCACGACGGCTTGCTGCTAGTGCAGCAAATCGTGGACATCTTCAGCAATTACGGCTACCCCACCCAGGTGCTGGCTGCCTCGGTGCGCCACGTACCCCACCTGATTCAGTGCGCCGAAATGGGTGCCGACGTGGTGACCTGCCCGCTCAGCGTAATTACCGGCCTGCTCAAGCACCCGCTCACCGACAATGGCCTGGCTACCTTCCTGGCCGACCACAAGCGGGTTAACTCGTAA
- a CDS encoding fructose-6-phosphate aldolase, whose amino-acid sequence MYIIKVKGKAKIPDYIQLRDENFVLIAYFRADRPLKDLHRYGLEGKEESLAAVIEGLSFGKLQKLELA is encoded by the coding sequence ATGTACATCATCAAAGTAAAGGGCAAGGCCAAGATTCCGGACTATATCCAGCTGCGCGACGAGAACTTTGTGCTCATTGCCTACTTCCGGGCCGACCGGCCGCTGAAGGATTTGCACCGCTACGGGCTGGAAGGCAAGGAAGAGTCGCTGGCGGCGGTAATCGAGGGCCTTTCGTTTGGCAAGCTGCAAAAGCTGGAGCTTGCCTAA
- a CDS encoding cell division ATP-binding protein FtsE yields MPTSSTPVIELHDVYVMQDVNTILQKVSFTLDKGEFAYLVGRTGSGKSSLLKTLYADLPMGGGVGTVAGYGLLKLGADKVPFLRRKLGIIFQDFQLLFDRTVAENLLFVLKATGWRGKAKIQQRISEVLMRVGLAGAAGKMPHQLSGGEQQRVVIARALLNEPVLLLADEPTGNLDPDVADSIMRLFVEINNAGTAVLMATHNYQIIRQYPKRILKCENGQLLDSARATVTLPE; encoded by the coding sequence ATGCCCACTTCTTCCACACCGGTAATTGAGTTGCACGATGTGTACGTGATGCAGGACGTCAATACCATTCTGCAGAAAGTCTCGTTCACGCTCGACAAAGGCGAGTTTGCCTACCTAGTGGGGCGCACGGGGTCGGGCAAAAGCTCGTTGCTCAAGACGCTCTACGCCGACCTGCCCATGGGTGGGGGCGTGGGTACCGTGGCCGGCTACGGCCTGCTGAAGCTGGGGGCCGACAAAGTTCCGTTTCTGCGCCGCAAGCTGGGCATCATCTTCCAGGACTTCCAGCTGCTGTTCGACCGCACGGTGGCCGAAAACCTGCTGTTTGTACTCAAAGCCACCGGCTGGCGCGGCAAGGCCAAGATTCAGCAGCGCATTTCCGAAGTACTCATGCGCGTGGGCCTGGCCGGGGCGGCTGGCAAAATGCCCCACCAGCTTTCCGGGGGCGAGCAGCAGCGCGTGGTTATTGCCCGGGCCCTGCTCAACGAGCCGGTGCTGCTGCTGGCCGATGAGCCCACCGGCAACCTCGACCCCGACGTGGCCGACAGCATCATGCGCCTGTTCGTGGAAATCAATAATGCGGGCACCGCCGTGCTTATGGCTACGCACAACTACCAGATTATCCGCCAGTATCCGAAGCGGATTCTCAAGTGCGAAAACGGGCAACTGCTCGACTCGGCCCGCGCCACCGTGACTTTGCCCGAATAA
- a CDS encoding glycosyltransferase — MPGSGLSVLIPVYNRNVTPLVCTLLEQLTDWDGPAEIVCLDDASAPEFQELNRLLAVWPAVRYQELPRNVGRSAIRNQLAAAAQHPWLLLLDNDSLLPDGQFLARYAQARALAPVLIGGTTYDPLPPAEPELRLRWYYGRKREARTAQQRQQEPYGQLTLNNMLIQAAVFHQFGLDENLTRYGHEDTKFGWLLRQAQIPVRHLDNPVLHDGLEPAAVFLEKSHQAVRNLALLYQHERLGADTKLMRLALQVRRTKLCKFVQASLGLLLPALRRNLLSASPDLRRFDLLKLHWLLQELSPPLKSEKARLH; from the coding sequence ATGCCTGGGTCCGGTCTTTCGGTGCTGATTCCGGTCTATAACCGCAACGTAACCCCGCTGGTGTGCACGTTGTTGGAGCAATTGACTGACTGGGACGGGCCCGCCGAAATCGTGTGCCTGGACGATGCTTCGGCCCCGGAGTTTCAAGAGCTAAACCGGCTACTGGCCGTGTGGCCCGCCGTGCGCTACCAGGAATTGCCCCGGAACGTGGGCCGCTCGGCTATTCGTAATCAACTGGCCGCCGCCGCTCAGCACCCCTGGCTGCTGCTGCTCGACAATGACAGCCTACTGCCCGACGGCCAGTTTCTGGCCCGCTACGCCCAGGCCCGCGCTTTGGCTCCGGTCCTGATTGGGGGCACCACCTACGACCCACTGCCGCCCGCCGAGCCCGAGCTGCGCCTGCGCTGGTACTACGGCCGCAAGCGGGAAGCCCGGACGGCCCAGCAGCGCCAGCAGGAGCCTTACGGCCAGCTTACGCTCAACAATATGCTCATTCAGGCGGCCGTGTTCCACCAGTTTGGGCTCGATGAAAACCTGACCCGCTACGGGCACGAGGACACCAAGTTCGGCTGGCTGCTGCGCCAGGCCCAGATACCGGTGCGCCACCTCGACAACCCTGTATTGCACGACGGGCTGGAGCCGGCGGCCGTATTTTTGGAGAAAAGTCACCAGGCCGTGCGCAACTTGGCCCTGCTCTACCAGCACGAGCGACTGGGCGCCGATACCAAGCTGATGCGGCTGGCTTTGCAAGTGCGCCGTACCAAGCTGTGCAAATTCGTGCAGGCCTCTTTGGGCCTGCTGCTGCCCGCGCTGCGCCGCAACCTGCTCTCGGCCAGCCCCGACCTGCGCCGCTTCGATTTGCTCAAGCTGCACTGGCTGCTACAGGAACTAAGCCCGCCCCTGAAAAGCGAAAAAGCCCGTTTGCATTAG
- a CDS encoding DUF6565 domain-containing protein, with the protein MFKKHLSIHALATLLLLGGATFTQTSCSQADKKEVSQESDQAYEDFKTFVTNAETKADNVGDQVEADYERETTEMKSEFDAKVSAVDKYADQYDDTRRQEIEQLRTRYTTAYDKRDMAWKNRPSTVAGTSTGGTTTRLYESAAGKYSALTAANIRGTYEAFTAQIKENEDRYGIEDWRTVNADWKALDDRYDQIKKDVSTADRAEIAKEKAKYAAFKSYDKAEARVAQGADAVQGGAQKAEAETRDERQAVGTAASNTAADVKDAGKTVGQKIGNAAKKVGEKTKEGYKEVKSEVKNTDND; encoded by the coding sequence ATGTTCAAGAAGCACCTATCCATACACGCGCTGGCCACCCTGTTGCTGCTCGGCGGCGCCACCTTCACCCAAACCAGCTGCTCGCAGGCCGATAAAAAGGAAGTTTCGCAGGAAAGCGACCAGGCCTACGAAGATTTTAAAACCTTCGTGACCAACGCCGAAACCAAGGCCGACAACGTTGGCGACCAGGTTGAGGCTGACTACGAGCGGGAAACGACCGAAATGAAGAGCGAATTCGACGCTAAAGTATCGGCCGTAGATAAGTATGCCGACCAGTACGACGACACCCGTCGCCAGGAAATCGAGCAACTGCGCACCCGCTACACCACTGCCTACGACAAGCGCGACATGGCCTGGAAAAACCGGCCCAGCACCGTGGCCGGCACCAGCACGGGCGGCACTACCACCCGCTTGTACGAATCGGCAGCTGGTAAATACAGCGCCCTGACGGCGGCCAACATCCGCGGCACCTACGAGGCATTCACGGCCCAGATCAAGGAAAACGAGGACCGCTACGGCATCGAGGATTGGCGCACGGTGAATGCCGACTGGAAAGCCCTCGACGACCGGTACGACCAGATCAAAAAAGACGTTAGCACCGCCGACCGGGCCGAAATTGCCAAGGAAAAAGCCAAATACGCCGCCTTCAAATCGTACGACAAAGCCGAAGCCCGCGTAGCCCAGGGTGCCGACGCCGTACAAGGTGGTGCCCAAAAGGCAGAAGCAGAAACCCGCGACGAGCGGCAGGCTGTGGGCACTGCCGCCTCCAACACGGCAGCCGATGTAAAAGACGCCGGCAAAACCGTAGGCCAGAAAATTGGCAACGCCGCTAAGAAAGTTGGCGAAAAGACCAAGGAAGGCTACAAAGAAGTGAAGTCGGAAGTAAAGAATACCGACAACGACTAA
- a CDS encoding DegT/DnrJ/EryC1/StrS family aminotransferase, with protein sequence MTKTSFDLPPLSTPSATAAPIHLLDLGAQHAPIQSEIEAALQQVLSQAAFIQGPAVAEFAQELGAYLDNAHVIPCGNGTDALQLALMSLRLPAGAEVIVPAFTYVATMEAVAILGLRPVCAEVLPDTFCLDPAAVAAAITPRTGAIIAVHLFGQCADLTALTELARQHHLALIEDNAQAIGATWQPAQGAAVFAGTVGEVGTTSFFPSKNLGALGDGGALFTRDAARATYLRQLANHGQTRKYYHEHVGLNSRLDTLQAAVLRVKLRHLPTWTAARQHAAAFYDKMLGGVPGLQVPVRDSRSTHVFHQYTVTVAAGQRDALQEFLRERGIPSVVYYPVPTHLQPAYQYLGYQPEQFPVAEALCRTVLSLPIHPTLSPAQQHYIVEAVKEFLGAKVE encoded by the coding sequence TTGACCAAAACCAGTTTCGACCTGCCGCCTTTGTCTACGCCTTCTGCCACCGCCGCCCCCATTCACTTGCTCGACCTGGGAGCCCAACATGCTCCTATTCAATCCGAAATCGAGGCTGCCCTCCAGCAGGTGCTAAGCCAGGCCGCCTTTATTCAGGGGCCGGCTGTGGCGGAGTTTGCCCAGGAACTCGGGGCCTACCTCGATAATGCCCATGTAATTCCCTGCGGCAACGGCACCGATGCCCTGCAACTGGCCTTGATGAGCTTGCGGCTGCCGGCCGGCGCAGAAGTTATTGTGCCGGCTTTTACGTACGTGGCCACCATGGAAGCCGTGGCCATTCTGGGGCTGCGGCCGGTGTGCGCCGAAGTGCTGCCCGATACGTTCTGCCTCGACCCGGCGGCCGTGGCGGCGGCCATTACGCCCCGTACCGGTGCCATCATTGCCGTCCACTTGTTTGGGCAGTGCGCCGATCTGACGGCCCTGACTGAGCTGGCCCGGCAGCACCATCTGGCCCTGATTGAAGACAATGCCCAGGCCATTGGAGCCACCTGGCAGCCGGCGCAGGGAGCGGCCGTGTTTGCCGGCACGGTGGGCGAGGTGGGCACCACGTCGTTTTTTCCGTCGAAAAACCTGGGCGCGCTCGGCGACGGGGGAGCCTTGTTTACCCGCGACGCCGCCCGGGCTACGTATTTGCGGCAGTTGGCCAACCATGGGCAAACCCGCAAGTACTACCACGAGCATGTGGGCCTGAATTCCCGCCTCGACACCCTGCAGGCCGCCGTGCTCCGCGTGAAGCTGCGCCACCTGCCCACCTGGACGGCCGCCCGCCAGCACGCCGCGGCGTTTTATGATAAAATGCTCGGCGGCGTGCCGGGCCTGCAAGTGCCGGTGCGCGATTCGCGCAGTACCCACGTGTTTCACCAGTACACGGTGACTGTAGCGGCTGGGCAACGCGACGCACTGCAGGAATTTTTGCGGGAGCGGGGAATTCCCAGCGTGGTGTATTACCCCGTGCCCACCCACTTGCAGCCCGCCTATCAGTATCTGGGCTACCAGCCGGAGCAGTTTCCGGTGGCCGAAGCGCTGTGCCGCACGGTACTGTCGTTGCCCATTCATCCCACCCTGAGCCCGGCGCAGCAGCACTACATTGTAGAAGCCGTGAAGGAGTTCCTTGGCGCGAAGGTGGAATAA
- a CDS encoding Gfo/Idh/MocA family protein, with the protein MSTTAAAPVRFVICGVGHIGRRHASFVQAHPAAELAALIDVRPELEQPLAAEFPGVPFFRSLADYLTQGPPADVLTVATPNHLHAPQAIAGLRQGLHVVIEKPIALRKADAEDIVHTALQTGRLVFGVMQNRYSPPAAWLKQVYEQGRLGQIYLVQINCFWNRDARYYKTGGWKGSLAQDGGTLFTQFSHFVDLLYWVFGDITNISARFRDFNHQQVTEFEDSGLVAFDLVRGGSGTLQYSTAVWDRNLESSLTVVAEHGSLKIGGSTWTRWSTVTCATIRCPSCRPRTLPTTTAPTRVAPPTTCR; encoded by the coding sequence GTGAGTACTACTGCCGCTGCCCCCGTTCGTTTTGTTATCTGTGGAGTAGGCCATATTGGCCGTCGCCACGCTTCCTTCGTGCAAGCCCATCCTGCCGCTGAGCTGGCTGCCCTCATCGACGTGCGTCCCGAACTAGAGCAACCTCTGGCCGCCGAATTTCCGGGCGTGCCCTTCTTTCGCTCTCTGGCTGATTACCTGACCCAGGGCCCGCCCGCCGACGTGCTGACCGTCGCCACGCCCAACCATTTGCATGCGCCTCAGGCCATTGCCGGCCTGCGTCAGGGCCTGCACGTGGTTATCGAAAAGCCCATTGCCCTGCGCAAAGCCGACGCTGAGGATATCGTGCACACGGCCCTGCAAACCGGCCGGCTGGTATTTGGCGTGATGCAAAACCGGTATTCCCCGCCCGCAGCCTGGCTTAAGCAGGTGTACGAGCAAGGCCGGCTGGGGCAGATTTACCTGGTTCAGATTAATTGCTTCTGGAACCGCGACGCCCGCTATTACAAGACCGGTGGCTGGAAGGGCAGCCTGGCCCAGGACGGCGGCACGCTCTTCACCCAGTTCAGCCACTTTGTCGACTTGCTTTACTGGGTGTTCGGCGACATTACCAATATCTCGGCCCGCTTCCGCGACTTCAACCACCAGCAAGTCACGGAGTTCGAAGACAGTGGCCTGGTTGCGTTCGATTTGGTGCGGGGCGGCAGCGGCACGTTGCAATACAGCACCGCCGTGTGGGACCGGAACCTGGAAAGCTCCCTGACTGTGGTAGCCGAGCACGGCAGCCTCAAAATCGGGGGCAGTACATGGACAAGGTGGAGTACTGTCACCTGCGCGACTATACGCTGCCCGAGCTGCCGCCCACGAACCCTGCCAACGACTACGGCCCCTACCAGGGTAGCGCCGCCAACCACGTGCAGGTAA
- a CDS encoding serine aminopeptidase domain-containing protein: MKNTFTGLLWSWILLLGFSVGAAAQDQPPTPAPAPAAPATPAAPAPAAAPATKIPLDGQWKGELPVPGGSLPVVITVTDLAGGGYFAVLDVPAQRISHAVLNVEQRADTLLFSSDELGCRFTSQRSADGKQLAGLWKLQTYQTPLTLAFSAKAGPSKNFKFPPPYRVEEVSFSNPQDNIKLSGTLSIPPGEGPFPGVVLLSDMGPQDRDATQGEFKMFGALSDFLARHGIAVLRLDDRGIGQSSGDFTAATTADLVRDAQISLNYLRTKPLIDFGKLGLIGHGEGGNVALLAAAQPLPPAFVVTLAASGAAGKDVLSQQAAGFLKAGEADTAQAALVKKQLMDQWLLDQKIKQLRAKGANTAQIQTLEIQHNMRKRDELKKLQETIAKQQRAILDVIQQTTDNAQAQPIVANMVAQSNPGLDAAQVQARTNLITSRWYRSYLNFDPQLELGKVKSPVLLMHGTDDNQVSVNNVSLLEKGLKSKGNKQVEARRLAGINHQFQPPATEWPLMGGEPKPVLSPQVQQTILEWINLRVAK; the protein is encoded by the coding sequence ATGAAGAATACATTTACTGGCTTGCTGTGGAGCTGGATACTACTACTCGGGTTTTCCGTCGGAGCTGCCGCTCAAGACCAACCCCCAACTCCCGCTCCGGCACCCGCCGCACCAGCTACTCCGGCAGCACCTGCGCCCGCAGCAGCTCCGGCGACTAAAATTCCCCTGGATGGCCAGTGGAAAGGCGAATTACCTGTTCCGGGTGGTAGCTTGCCCGTTGTTATTACGGTTACGGATCTGGCGGGCGGCGGTTATTTTGCCGTTCTCGATGTGCCGGCGCAGCGCATCAGCCACGCTGTTCTCAACGTTGAGCAGCGCGCCGATACCCTACTCTTCAGTTCCGACGAATTAGGCTGCCGCTTCACCAGCCAGCGCTCCGCCGATGGCAAGCAGCTGGCGGGCCTCTGGAAGCTGCAAACCTATCAGACTCCGCTGACGCTGGCCTTTTCGGCCAAGGCGGGGCCCTCCAAAAACTTTAAGTTTCCTCCGCCCTACCGGGTAGAGGAAGTGTCCTTTAGCAATCCGCAGGACAATATCAAACTGAGCGGTACGCTGAGCATACCGCCCGGCGAGGGGCCCTTTCCAGGGGTGGTACTACTCAGCGACATGGGCCCCCAGGACCGCGATGCAACGCAGGGTGAATTCAAGATGTTTGGGGCGTTGTCCGATTTTCTGGCTCGCCATGGCATCGCCGTTCTGCGCCTCGACGACCGGGGTATCGGCCAGTCGAGCGGCGACTTTACCGCGGCCACTACCGCCGACCTGGTGCGCGATGCCCAGATCAGCCTGAACTACTTGCGGACCAAGCCCCTAATTGATTTTGGCAAGCTGGGTCTGATCGGACACGGCGAGGGCGGCAACGTAGCGCTGCTGGCGGCGGCCCAGCCCCTGCCCCCGGCCTTTGTCGTGACGCTGGCTGCCTCCGGGGCGGCGGGCAAGGATGTGCTTAGTCAGCAAGCCGCGGGCTTTTTGAAAGCTGGCGAAGCCGATACAGCCCAGGCGGCCCTAGTTAAAAAGCAGCTGATGGATCAGTGGCTGCTCGACCAGAAAATAAAGCAGCTGCGGGCCAAAGGGGCTAATACTGCCCAGATCCAGACCCTGGAAATTCAGCACAACATGCGCAAGCGGGACGAGCTGAAAAAACTACAGGAAACCATTGCCAAGCAGCAGCGGGCTATTCTGGACGTAATCCAGCAAACCACCGACAATGCCCAGGCCCAGCCCATTGTGGCCAATATGGTGGCGCAGTCGAATCCCGGCCTGGATGCGGCGCAGGTACAGGCCCGTACAAACCTGATAACCAGCCGCTGGTACCGCTCCTACCTCAACTTTGATCCGCAGCTAGAGCTGGGCAAGGTGAAAAGCCCTGTATTGCTCATGCACGGCACGGATGACAACCAAGTGAGCGTCAACAATGTGTCGTTGCTGGAAAAAGGCCTGAAAAGCAAGGGCAACAAGCAGGTAGAAGCCCGTCGGTTGGCCGGCATCAACCACCAGTTCCAGCCCCCAGCTACGGAATGGCCACTGATGGGTGGGGAACCTAAGCCTGTACTTTCGCCCCAGGTGCAGCAAACCATCCTCGAATGGATTAATCTTAGAGTGGCCAAATAG
- a CDS encoding fasciclin domain-containing protein — protein MKYSLPTSFAAALFAAALTFSGCSKDMEADPSIAGIAVANDDFSVLEDAAIRGGVVEVLSNKNPNDPQGNYTVFAPNNVAFSRLGLRQATDLQALQTSFLTSTLLYHVAGGTLPGNSLQPGSSSASALGPVRRIVSRGGSRYVNGSRIVATDVKASNGTVHVIDKVLLATGADVVQSAVAVSTSKVFVKPDLQYLVYAVGYCGLAGALSEGSPQLTVFAPNDQAFKDLYKQFGITLNEPKDLEKLPNAKETLKAVLLNHVVLGSQSGKLTQFTTELPDNATLPTLGGGHLLFGTFNNGLLPVRGEGNGTSDAAITIPDILCTNGVVHVIDRVLLPR, from the coding sequence ATGAAATACTCTTTACCGACCTCTTTCGCAGCCGCTCTTTTTGCTGCCGCGCTAACCTTTTCCGGCTGCTCCAAGGATATGGAGGCCGATCCTTCCATTGCCGGCATTGCCGTAGCCAACGACGACTTCAGCGTACTGGAGGATGCCGCCATCCGTGGGGGCGTGGTCGAGGTATTGTCCAACAAAAACCCCAACGACCCTCAGGGCAACTACACCGTCTTTGCCCCTAACAACGTTGCCTTCAGCCGCCTCGGTTTGCGCCAGGCCACCGATTTGCAGGCCCTGCAAACCAGCTTCCTGACCAGCACCCTACTTTATCACGTCGCGGGCGGTACGCTGCCCGGCAATTCCTTACAGCCCGGCTCGTCGTCGGCCTCGGCCCTGGGCCCGGTGCGCCGCATCGTGAGCCGCGGCGGTAGCCGCTACGTCAATGGCTCCCGCATCGTGGCCACCGACGTAAAGGCCTCCAACGGCACGGTCCACGTCATCGATAAGGTGCTGCTGGCCACCGGCGCCGACGTGGTGCAGTCGGCCGTGGCGGTAAGTACATCCAAGGTGTTTGTCAAACCCGACTTACAGTACCTGGTGTATGCCGTGGGATACTGCGGCCTGGCAGGTGCGTTGTCGGAAGGCAGTCCCCAACTCACCGTGTTTGCCCCCAATGACCAGGCTTTTAAGGATTTGTATAAGCAGTTTGGCATCACTCTCAACGAACCCAAAGACCTGGAGAAGCTGCCCAACGCCAAGGAAACCCTGAAGGCCGTGCTGCTCAACCACGTGGTGCTGGGCTCCCAGAGCGGCAAGCTTACCCAGTTCACCACCGAGTTGCCCGACAATGCTACCCTGCCCACGCTGGGCGGTGGCCACCTGCTCTTCGGTACCTTCAACAATGGTCTGCTGCCCGTGCGGGGCGAAGGCAACGGCACCTCCGACGCGGCCATAACCATTCCTGACATCCTCTGCACCAATGGCGTAGTCCACGTTATTGACAGAGTTCTATTACCGCGGTGA
- a CDS encoding EcsC family protein yields MSTYEQQALQELQQWQQQMQRAPSYLNRFARQVQIRLNNLLPEKVHKAITAAIKQMVSGVLLGSRYTSRRPVTEGSLEEREQTVRQHLKYYRTTAAAEGAVTGAGGILLGLADFPLLLGIKLKFLFEVAALYGFDAHDYTERLYLLHVFQLAFSSQHSRNEVYHRVADWDAYRQTLPTDPQAFDWRTFQQEYRDYIDLAKLAQLVPVIGAAVGAVANYKLIEQLSTTAMNCYRLRLGLAAA; encoded by the coding sequence ATGAGCACCTACGAACAGCAGGCCCTACAGGAACTACAACAGTGGCAGCAGCAGATGCAGCGGGCCCCGTCGTACCTGAACCGCTTTGCCCGCCAAGTCCAGATCCGGCTCAACAACCTGCTGCCCGAGAAGGTCCACAAGGCCATTACGGCCGCCATTAAGCAGATGGTGAGCGGCGTGCTGCTGGGCTCGCGCTACACCAGCCGCCGGCCGGTAACCGAAGGCAGTCTGGAGGAGCGGGAACAGACCGTGCGCCAGCATCTGAAGTACTACCGCACTACGGCCGCCGCCGAAGGTGCCGTGACCGGAGCCGGGGGCATCCTGCTGGGTCTGGCCGATTTTCCCTTGCTGCTCGGTATCAAGCTGAAGTTCCTGTTTGAGGTGGCCGCCCTCTACGGCTTCGATGCCCACGACTACACCGAGCGGCTGTATTTGTTGCACGTGTTTCAGCTGGCCTTTTCCTCCCAGCATAGCCGCAACGAGGTGTACCATCGGGTAGCCGACTGGGACGCCTACCGCCAAACCCTGCCCACTGACCCGCAGGCTTTCGACTGGCGCACGTTTCAGCAGGAATACCGCGACTATATCGACCTGGCTAAGCTGGCCCAGCTCGTGCCGGTGATTGGGGCGGCGGTGGGGGCCGTGGCCAATTATAAACTGATAGAACAGCTTAGCACCACGGCCATGAACTGCTACCGGCTGCGCTTGGGCCTGGCCGCCGCGTAG
- a CDS encoding TIGR02117 family protein, producing MHPGVKTALKITGYTLGSLVAVAGLYVASSFALSRIPVNAQDQDPAEDVDIYILSNGVHTDIVTPVRTRYIDWTTLVPFDNTPARDASAQYVGFGWGDKGFYLDTPTWAELKASTAFKAMFHLSSSAMHVTFHQTMRESESCVRIRISQEEYQRLIAYIKASFDYDAQGRPFYIQGHSYGQHDSFYEAQRTYSFLYTCNTWANNGLKASGQKACFWTAFDSGIFYQYRRKGPNVVRNAAKSVVRQGYAAARPKRSR from the coding sequence ATGCACCCCGGAGTAAAAACCGCCCTGAAAATAACCGGCTACACCCTTGGCTCCCTCGTGGCCGTGGCCGGCCTCTACGTCGCCTCCTCGTTTGCCTTGTCCCGCATTCCGGTCAACGCCCAGGACCAGGACCCGGCCGAAGACGTGGACATCTACATCCTCTCCAACGGCGTGCACACCGACATTGTGACGCCGGTGCGCACCCGCTACATCGACTGGACCACGCTGGTGCCCTTCGACAACACGCCCGCCCGCGACGCGTCGGCCCAGTACGTGGGCTTCGGCTGGGGCGACAAGGGCTTTTACCTCGACACGCCCACCTGGGCCGAGCTCAAGGCCAGCACCGCCTTCAAGGCCATGTTCCACTTGAGTTCCTCGGCCATGCACGTCACCTTTCACCAGACCATGCGGGAGTCGGAGAGCTGCGTCCGGATCCGCATCAGCCAGGAAGAGTACCAGCGGCTGATTGCCTACATCAAGGCCAGCTTCGACTACGACGCCCAGGGCCGCCCCTTCTACATTCAGGGCCACAGCTACGGTCAGCACGACTCCTTTTACGAGGCTCAGCGCACCTACAGCTTTCTGTACACCTGCAACACCTGGGCTAACAACGGTCTGAAGGCCAGCGGCCAGAAGGCCTGCTTCTGGACGGCCTTCGATTCGGGAATCTTCTACCAATACCGCCGTAAAGGTCCCAACGTGGTGCGCAACGCGGCCAAATCAGTGGTGCGGCAGGGCTACGCGGCGGCCAGGCCCAAGCGCAGCCGGTAG